One window from the genome of Parasteatoda tepidariorum isolate YZ-2023 chromosome 8, CAS_Ptep_4.0, whole genome shotgun sequence encodes:
- the LOC107436871 gene encoding craniofacial development protein 1-like, whose amino-acid sequence MFDSYSDADDSEKDIDYEPSSDDLEDVEEQNEESNCEAPAQDKFIPDKIYKEKVWNNFLADSHCDSFNNLKSYVKLSESDSSKQTDYDKYEIESENNYSKLLKKNTNSQSHSKDSSKAVIGVKRHSILGTVIGKISKKTKTSTLQKSIDDWNSFKREEGIEDSLRIYNRGKGGYIQKQAFLLKSDLASFKKERELRLSKK is encoded by the coding sequence TTGATTATGAACCGTCAAGTGATGATTTAGAAGATGTAGAAGAACAAAACGAAGAATCAAACTGTGAAGCACCTGCTCAAGATAAATTCATCCctgataaaatttacaaagaaaaagtGTGGAATAATTTTTTGGCTGATTCCCATTGTgattctttcaataatttaaaatcatatgttAAACTATCCGAAAGCGATTCTTCTAAACAAACTGACTATGACAAATACGAAATTGAAAGTGAAAACAACTATTctaaactacttaaaaaaaataccaactcACAATCACATTCAAAAGATTCCTCTAAAGCTGTGATAGGTGTAAAAAGACATTCTATATTGGGTACAGTAATtggtaaaattagtaaaaaaacaaaaacttcaaCACTTCAAAAGTCAATTGATGACTGGAACTCCTTTAAACGTGAAGAAGGTATAGAAGATTCTCTCCGCATATATAATAGAGGCAAAGGTGGTTACATTCAAAAACAGGCTTTTCTTCTGAAATCTGACTtagcttcttttaaaaaagaaagagaattaAGACTTTCAAAGAAGTAA